The Lycium barbarum isolate Lr01 chromosome 12, ASM1917538v2, whole genome shotgun sequence genome includes a region encoding these proteins:
- the LOC132622018 gene encoding uncharacterized protein LOC132622018 produces MALGYTDSMNLKVRALLKEVQLEHSPEITATVDKFVSAIKESIDKIPDDQVTADLAPGFVRDINADKVEFTFKKPKSLEVRGSYSIQCVTKHDLNVDLFLHLPKECFYEKDYLNYRYHAKRFLYLCKIKEQLTKSPLIKAVRWSSFQNEARKPILLIYPAVKLIGNAEFVVRIVPTATSLFSAAKLRLERNNIHTLKQGDALRATPRYNNSILEDLFLEDNAEFVKKTFSGWKELGEALILLKVWARQRSSIYAHDCLNGFLISIILAFLATKPGRHHITSSMNTMQIFRITVDFIATSKTWDKGLFIQPQHEKNASNKDMQLFPVVICNSFEDFNLAFRLSHNGFRELCNEAALAVNCINKCEDGGFDELFITKIDFPARYDYCVRLNLRGNSEVSSSGFCLDDEFWRSQEQKVLSLMDQGFGDRSNSVRVIWRNIPSECNFEEGLSELDNEPLLIGISVNSAEAAFKMTVIGPSPEERDKALEFRKFWGEKASLRQFRDSRIAEVAVWEHEEWQRHLIIKDIAEHVLSRHLSIPKEKIIPTVDQLDFCLLHRDVDPISFSKSLLVALEELSKRLLQLNDIPLKVSTVQALDSAARLTSVFPPMPHPLAHEKGVQIKPRKPVSTCINPVEVMIQLEGSGNWPMDEIAIEKTKTAFLLRIAESLQNNWGMEFTATEDDVDVLMSGYAFRLKISHERALGLVTGQSNNSRQWSLSADRKLLLRQQHASKINALRGRYPIYGPIVRLAKRWVSAHLFSTVLTEEAVELLVSDLFLRPLPFEPPFSRITGFLRFLRLLSEYDWAFSPLIVDFDGDFSTEEKNKINENFMTSREEHEKDTQNLSPAMFLATKYDITSEAWTRSSPTAADLRRLVAYSTSSANLLTKLISQDGYDCYGWKCLLRTPLSNYDAVVLLHRDKLPYPQHLLFPSELEQERCVVRGRATKIFHPFFSPGDFKVNSGELKNKLMVDFDPVRCFISEIERGFPDEVKVWYDAVGGDALGLTLGKASLKKRKHDDSTESKDLLSTLKTIGEAGKGLVRSIHVVKARKT; encoded by the exons ATGGCGTTAGGTTACACGGACTCGATGAACTTGAAGGTTAGGGCATTGTTGAAGGAGGTCCAGCTCGAACACTCCCCTGAAATCACTGCAACCGTCGACAAGTTCGTCTCCGCCATCAAAGAATCAATTGATAAGATCCCTGACGACCAG GTTACGGCTGACTTGGCTCCAGGGTTTGTTAGAGACATCAATGCTGATAAGGTGGAATTCACGTTTAAGAAGCCAAAATCTTTAGAAGTTCGTGGGAGTTATTCTATACAATGCGTTACCAAGCACGATCTAAATGTGGATCTTTTTCTTCACTTGCCAAAG GAGTGCTTTTATGAAAAAGATTACCTAAATTATCGATACCATGCCAAAAGATTCCTTTATCTCTGCAAAATCAAGGAGCAGCTGACAAAATCTCCATTAATCAAAGCTGTGAGGTGGTCTAGTTTCCAAAATGAGGCTCGGAAACCTATATTACTTATCTATCCAG CTGTTAAGCTTATTGGAAATGCTGAATTTGTTGTGAGGATAGTTCCTACTGCAACATCTTTGTTCAGTGCAGCAAAACTTCGGCTGGAGCGAAACAATATCCATACTCTCAAACAAG GAGATGCTTTACGAGCAACACCCAGGTACAATAATAGTATATTGGAGGACTTGTTTCTTGAGGATAATGCAGAATTTGTCAAAAAAACTTTCTCTGGATGGAAAGAATTGGGGGAAGCCTTGATACTGCTAAAA GTGTGGGCTCGGCAAAGGAGTTCAATCTATGCCCATGATTGCTTGAATGGGTTTCTAATCTCTATAATATTGGCCTTCCTTGCAACAAAACCTGGTAGGCATCATATAACCAGTTCCATGAATACAATGCAGATATTTCGCATCACAGTGGACTTCATTG CCACCTCTAAGACATGGGATAAAGGGCTTTTTATTCAGCCCCAGCATGAAAAAAATGCTTCAAACAAG GATATGCAGTTGTTTCCTGTGGTCATTTGCAATTCATTTGAGGACTTCAATTTGGCATTCCGCCTGTCGCACAATGGTTTCCGAGAG CTGTGTAATGAGGCTGCTTTGGCAGTTAATTGCATCAATAAATGTGAAGATGGTGGTTTTGATGAGCTTTTTATCACAAAGATTGACTTTCCAGCTAGATATGACTACTGTGTGAG GTTAAACTTGAGGGGAAACAGTGAAGTTTCAAGCTCAGGATTCTGCTTAGATGACGAATTTTGGAGATCTCAGGAGCAGAAGGTACTCTCCCTCATGGACCAAGGGTTTGGAGACAGATCTAACTCTGTTCGTGTTATTTGGAGAAACATTCCATCTGAATGCAACTTTGAAGAG GGACTGTCAGAGCTAGACAATGAGCCGTTGCTTATTGGGATTTCTGTCAACTCTGCAGAGGCAGCCTTTAAAATGACTGTCATAGGTCCTAGCCCTGAGGAAAGAGACAAG GCTTTAGAATTTCGGAAGTTTTGGGGAGAAAAGGCGTCTCTTCGACAGTTTCGTGATAGTAGAATAGCTGAAGTTGCAG TATGGGAACATGAGGAGTGGCAAAGGCATCTCATCATAAAAGATATTGCTGAGCATGTTTTGTCTAGGCATCTTTCCATACCCAAAGAAAAGATCATTCCTACTGTGGAtcaacttgatttttgtctcctCCACAGGGATGTAG ATCCTATATCATTCTCAAAAAGTTTGCTGGTGGCACTTGAAGAGCTGTCAAAGCGTTTGCTTCAGCTTAATGACATTCCACTAAAGGTGTCGACTGTGCAAGCTCTGGATTCAG CTGCTAGGTTGACATCTGTCTTCCCGCCCATGCCTCATCCTCTGGCACACGAGAAGGGTGTTCAGATAAAACCAAGGAAACCTGTTTCAACCTGTATAAATCCAGTTGAAGTTATGATTCAG CTTGAAGGATCTGGAAATTGGCCAATGGACGAAATTGCAATAGAGAAGACAAAAACTGCGTTTCTTCTTAGAATTGCTGAGAG TCTGCAGAACAATTGGGGGATGGAGTTTACAGCTACAGAAGATGATGTAGATGTTCTAATGTCTGGCTATGCATTCCGCCTTAAAATTTCTCATGAAAGGGCTCTAGGTTTGGTGACTGGGCAAA GTAATAATAGTCGACAATGGAGCCTCTCTGCTGACAGAAAACTTCTTCTCCGACAGCAACATGCGAGCAAGATTAATGCTTTAAGGGGTCGTTATCCCATATATGGACCAATAGTTCG GCTAGCTAAAAGATGGGTCTCCGCACACTTATTTTCCACGGTGCTGACAGAGGAGGCAGTTGAACTGTTGGTTTCAGATCTTTTCTTGAGACCTTTGCCATTTGAACCTCCTTTCTCCCGAATAACAGGATTTTTGAG GTTCTTACGATTATTGTCGGAATATGATTGGGCCTTTTCTCCCTTAATCGTTGATTTTGATGGCGACTTTTCAACTGaggagaaaaataaaattaat GAGAATTTCATGACAAGTAGAGAAGAGCATGAAAAGGACACACAGAATTTAAGTCCTGCAATGTTCTTAGCTACTAAATATGACATCACATCTGAAGCATGGACAAGATCCTCACCAACTGCAGCA GACCTAAGAAGACTGGTGGCTTATTCAACTAGCAGTGCAAATTTGTTGACCAAACTGATTTCGCAAGATGGATATGACTGTTATGGATGGAAA TGTCTTCTCCGCACGCCTCTGAGCAACTATGACGCTGTTGTTCTTCTCCACAGGGATAAATTGCCCTATCCCCAGCATCTTCTCTTCCCATCCGAACTCGAACAAG AGCGGTGTGTGGTGCGTGGGCGTGCAACCAAGATTTTCCATCCATTCTTTTCTCCTGGAGACTTCAAAGTGAACTCTGGGGAATTGAAAAATAAGCTGATGGTGGATTTTGATCCAGTAAGGTGCTTTATTTCCGAGATCGAG AGAGGATTTCCCGATGAGGTCAAGGTGTGGTACGATGCTGTGGGTGGTGATGCTCTTGGTCTTACATTAGGAAAAGCAAGTTTAAAG AAACGGAAGCATGATGACTCCACAGAGAGCAAGGATCTTTTGAGTACGCTAAAAACCATAGGCGAGGCTGGGAAAGGCCTTGTTAGAAGTATTCATGTCGTCAAGGCCCGAAAAACGTAA